A DNA window from bacterium contains the following coding sequences:
- a CDS encoding adenylate/guanylate cyclase domain-containing protein, with amino-acid sequence MIRPPVGRHLRYWYTYRTAVAGVIALALSAAVSWLYTQQIACDAHTGCVVNVSVHPEDRFAGQTDPGNGVVIVGIDNRSVQTIGQYPVPRDVYATALRNLEIDGATVVAFDVNFPDRRDPATDGLFAQALAGSAIPVVLSYSAQDTLIGDGRLIQTSPNSEPPGIDEIPLKEFRCTDTNPDPSAPCRHPDPNVILASTDLVLDADGVVRRIPLFVQPACFATGACDSQVINSFGVAAYGAASLGTDFKSTSLQHSGGSATFGAAWSIPVDQTGSIWINFSGPPGNFKKYGHYIPLADVVNGTASPDAIRGRIVLVGYYQLTGVNDQQLVTTSAGSNGTQPMAGVEIHANVVRMLLGAVPAAAAGSAFLTPEPPILIFMTILGLGLLMALAVARLSILWGLLATVVAMAVFTSAVAYLAANHSFVPDVFHPLLTIALAYTGVTAYRFLYEDREKRKVTAIFGQYLKPEIVTQLARKRRGVEDIMRGGERRDITLLFVDVRGFTSMSESMAAGDVVNLVQMYLDHLSGIIFSWDGTVDKYVGDEIVAFWNAPRLQENHALLAVRCAYDLINRAPELQQRLLAKGLPPIRWGIGINTGPAVVGNMGSRSRIQYTALGDTVNTAARFCATAPAYHLLIGQPTYDLCQDHIAVDTVPGVELKGKSAQTFRIYRVTAIRETPTSPWVPFPTDMATQAHQAFTQQYAQQAVIAAGSSGSGDIRAGEAAGQAPAGQGPPAG; translated from the coding sequence AATCGCCTGTGACGCGCACACCGGCTGCGTGGTCAACGTGTCCGTCCACCCGGAGGACCGCTTCGCCGGCCAGACGGACCCCGGCAACGGCGTGGTCATCGTCGGCATCGACAACCGGAGCGTGCAGACCATCGGCCAATACCCCGTCCCGCGTGACGTGTACGCAACAGCGCTGCGGAACCTCGAGATAGACGGCGCGACGGTGGTTGCGTTCGACGTCAACTTTCCTGACCGGCGGGACCCGGCCACCGACGGCCTCTTCGCCCAGGCCCTGGCCGGCAGCGCGATCCCGGTCGTCCTCTCCTACAGCGCCCAGGACACGCTCATCGGCGACGGCAGGCTCATCCAAACGAGCCCTAACAGCGAGCCTCCGGGGATTGACGAGATCCCGTTGAAGGAATTCCGCTGCACGGACACCAACCCCGATCCTTCAGCGCCCTGCCGGCACCCGGACCCGAATGTCATCCTTGCCTCCACCGACCTCGTGCTCGATGCCGATGGTGTCGTGCGCAGGATCCCGCTGTTCGTCCAGCCTGCCTGCTTCGCCACCGGCGCCTGCGATTCGCAGGTCATCAATTCGTTCGGCGTGGCGGCCTACGGCGCGGCTTCGCTCGGGACGGATTTCAAGAGCACTTCGCTGCAGCACTCCGGTGGCTCGGCCACGTTCGGCGCGGCCTGGAGCATTCCGGTCGACCAGACCGGATCGATCTGGATCAACTTCTCGGGACCGCCCGGCAACTTCAAGAAGTACGGCCATTACATCCCGTTGGCCGACGTGGTGAACGGCACCGCCTCACCCGACGCGATCAGAGGCCGGATCGTCCTGGTGGGTTACTACCAGCTGACGGGCGTCAACGACCAGCAGCTGGTGACCACCAGCGCCGGCTCGAACGGCACGCAGCCGATGGCGGGCGTTGAGATTCACGCCAACGTGGTCCGGATGCTGCTCGGCGCCGTCCCGGCCGCGGCAGCCGGCTCGGCGTTCCTGACCCCGGAGCCGCCGATTCTCATCTTCATGACCATCCTGGGGTTGGGATTGCTGATGGCGCTGGCCGTCGCCCGGCTCTCCATCCTCTGGGGCCTTCTCGCCACCGTCGTGGCGATGGCGGTGTTCACGTCCGCGGTCGCGTACCTGGCAGCCAACCACAGCTTCGTGCCCGACGTCTTCCATCCGTTGCTCACGATCGCCCTCGCTTACACGGGCGTGACCGCCTACCGCTTCCTTTACGAGGATCGCGAGAAGCGCAAGGTGACAGCGATCTTCGGGCAGTACCTGAAGCCCGAGATCGTGACCCAGCTCGCCAGGAAGCGCCGCGGGGTGGAGGACATCATGCGTGGCGGCGAGCGCCGCGACATCACACTGCTGTTCGTCGACGTGCGGGGCTTCACCTCCATGTCGGAGTCGATGGCGGCCGGCGACGTGGTCAACCTCGTCCAGATGTACCTGGACCACCTGAGCGGAATCATCTTCAGCTGGGATGGGACCGTCGATAAATACGTCGGCGACGAGATCGTCGCTTTCTGGAACGCCCCGCGCCTCCAGGAGAACCACGCCCTGCTGGCGGTGCGATGCGCCTATGACCTGATCAACCGGGCACCGGAACTGCAGCAGAGGCTGCTCGCCAAGGGGCTGCCCCCGATTCGTTGGGGCATCGGCATCAACACCGGACCCGCGGTGGTCGGGAACATGGGCTCGCGCAGCCGCATCCAGTACACGGCGCTGGGCGACACCGTCAACACCGCCGCCCGCTTCTGCGCCACCGCCCCGGCCTATCACCTGTTGATCGGCCAGCCCACCTACGACCTGTGCCAGGACCACATCGCGGTCGACACGGTGCCGGGCGTGGAACTGAAGGGCAAGTCGGCCCAGACCTTCCGGATCTACCGCGTCACCGCCATCCGCGAGACCCCGACCTCGCCCTGGGTCCCGTTCCCGACGGACATGGCGACCCAGGCACACCAGGCGTTCACGCAGCAGTACGCGCAGCAAGCGGTCATCGCGGCCGGCAGCTCGGGATCGGGCGACATCCGCGCCGGCGAGGCTGCCGGGCAGGCGCCGGCCGGCCAGGGGCCGCCTGCCGGCTAG